The Gouania willdenowi chromosome 3, fGouWil2.1, whole genome shotgun sequence genome includes a region encoding these proteins:
- the nptnb gene encoding neuroplastin b isoform X1 — protein MHPHPHALMLSAVLWGNLMLLSVVSAWNAGFVKSPMSETKLTGDTFELYCEVVGNPTPEIQWWYADVNRADSFKQLWEGARKRRVSINTAYGANGVSVLGITRLTLEDSGIYECRASNDPRRNDLRQNPSITWIRAQATILVLQKPKINASDQIILSSETHGKPVTVWCNLTTAHTPHKESFWMKNGREISNTRTEQTETVYRINKARADDSGEYMCVYTFDTAPNANATIEVKAKPDIIHHKRSENKKEGENAMLYCKSVGYPHPTWTWRKFDGTSHMDIDNTTGRFFITTRDNYTELNIINLDINTDPGLYECNATNAIGNTAVTTILRVRSHLAALWPFLGVLAEIIILVLIIVVYEKRKRPDDIIDDDEPVGPIKTNSTNNHKDKNIRQRNTK, from the exons CTGGGTTTGTGAAGTCGCCAATGTCTGAGACTAAGCTTACTGGGGACACGTTTGAGCTGTACTGCGAGGTGGTGGGCAACCCCACTCCTGAGATCCAGTGGTGGTATGCGGATGTCAATCGAGCCGACTCCTTCAAGCAGCTGTGGGAAGGAGCCCGTAAGCGGCGGGTATCCATCAACACAGCGTACGGAGCCAATGGGGTCAGTGTTCTAGGCATCACTCGCCTCACACTAGAGGACTCTGGGATCTATGAGTGCCGGGCGAGCAACGACCCCAGGCGCAATGACCTTCGACAAAACCCCTCCATCACCTGGATCCGTGCCCAGGCCACCATATTGGTGCTCCAGA AACCAAAGATTAATGCCTCTGATCAGATCATCCTATCATCGGAAACGCATGGTAAACCAGTCACGGTGTGGTGTAACCTCACCACTGCCCATACGCCCCACAAGGAAAGCTTCTGGATGAAGAATGGTCGGGAGATCTCCAACACACGAACAGAGCAAACGGAAACAGTGTACAG AATTAATAAAGCTCGAGCAGATGACTCAGGGGAATACATGTGTGTTTACACATTTGACACGGCACCAAATGCAAATGCAACCATTGAAGTAAAAG CAAAGCCTGACATTATTCACCACAAGcgaagtgaaaataaaaaggaaGGGGAAAATGCAATGCTTTACTGCAAGTCTGTTGGTTACCCACATCCAACTTGGACATGGCGTAAATTCGATGGAACATCCCACATG GACATTGACAACACAACTGGACGTTTCTTCATCACTACAAGAGACAACTACACAGAGCTCAATATTATAAACTTGGATATAAACACAGATCCTGGATTATATGAATGCAATGCCACTAATGCAATTGGAAACACAGCTGTGACCACCATACTTCGAGTGCGAAGCCATCTCGCAGCACTCTGGCCTTTCCTAGGTGTACTCGCAGAAATTATTATCCTAGTACTCATCATTGTTGTGTACGAGAAAAGGAAGAGGCCAGACGACATTATTGATG ATGATGAACCAGTTGGACCAAT AAAGACAAATTCAACAAACAATCACAAGGacaaaaacatccgccagaggAATACGAAATAA
- the nptnb gene encoding neuroplastin b isoform X2, translating to MHPHPHALMLSAVLWGNLMLLSVVSAWNAGFVKSPMSETKLTGDTFELYCEVVGNPTPEIQWWYADVNRADSFKQLWEGARKRRVSINTAYGANGVSVLGITRLTLEDSGIYECRASNDPRRNDLRQNPSITWIRAQATILVLQKPKINASDQIILSSETHGKPVTVWCNLTTAHTPHKESFWMKNGREISNTRTEQTETVYRINKARADDSGEYMCVYTFDTAPNANATIEVKAKPDIIHHKRSENKKEGENAMLYCKSVGYPHPTWTWRKFDGTSHMDIDNTTGRFFITTRDNYTELNIINLDINTDPGLYECNATNAIGNTAVTTILRVRSHLAALWPFLGVLAEIIILVLIIVVYEKRKRPDDIIDVGPIKTNSTNNHKDKNIRQRNTK from the exons CTGGGTTTGTGAAGTCGCCAATGTCTGAGACTAAGCTTACTGGGGACACGTTTGAGCTGTACTGCGAGGTGGTGGGCAACCCCACTCCTGAGATCCAGTGGTGGTATGCGGATGTCAATCGAGCCGACTCCTTCAAGCAGCTGTGGGAAGGAGCCCGTAAGCGGCGGGTATCCATCAACACAGCGTACGGAGCCAATGGGGTCAGTGTTCTAGGCATCACTCGCCTCACACTAGAGGACTCTGGGATCTATGAGTGCCGGGCGAGCAACGACCCCAGGCGCAATGACCTTCGACAAAACCCCTCCATCACCTGGATCCGTGCCCAGGCCACCATATTGGTGCTCCAGA AACCAAAGATTAATGCCTCTGATCAGATCATCCTATCATCGGAAACGCATGGTAAACCAGTCACGGTGTGGTGTAACCTCACCACTGCCCATACGCCCCACAAGGAAAGCTTCTGGATGAAGAATGGTCGGGAGATCTCCAACACACGAACAGAGCAAACGGAAACAGTGTACAG AATTAATAAAGCTCGAGCAGATGACTCAGGGGAATACATGTGTGTTTACACATTTGACACGGCACCAAATGCAAATGCAACCATTGAAGTAAAAG CAAAGCCTGACATTATTCACCACAAGcgaagtgaaaataaaaaggaaGGGGAAAATGCAATGCTTTACTGCAAGTCTGTTGGTTACCCACATCCAACTTGGACATGGCGTAAATTCGATGGAACATCCCACATG GACATTGACAACACAACTGGACGTTTCTTCATCACTACAAGAGACAACTACACAGAGCTCAATATTATAAACTTGGATATAAACACAGATCCTGGATTATATGAATGCAATGCCACTAATGCAATTGGAAACACAGCTGTGACCACCATACTTCGAGTGCGAAGCCATCTCGCAGCACTCTGGCCTTTCCTAGGTGTACTCGCAGAAATTATTATCCTAGTACTCATCATTGTTGTGTACGAGAAAAGGAAGAGGCCAGACGACATTATTGATG TTGGACCAAT AAAGACAAATTCAACAAACAATCACAAGGacaaaaacatccgccagaggAATACGAAATAA
- the nptnb gene encoding neuroplastin b isoform X3: MHPHPHALMLSAVLWGNLMLLSVVSAWNEPKINASDQIILSSETHGKPVTVWCNLTTAHTPHKESFWMKNGREISNTRTEQTETVYRINKARADDSGEYMCVYTFDTAPNANATIEVKAKPDIIHHKRSENKKEGENAMLYCKSVGYPHPTWTWRKFDGTSHMDIDNTTGRFFITTRDNYTELNIINLDINTDPGLYECNATNAIGNTAVTTILRVRSHLAALWPFLGVLAEIIILVLIIVVYEKRKRPDDIIDDDEPVGPIKTNSTNNHKDKNIRQRNTK; encoded by the exons AACCAAAGATTAATGCCTCTGATCAGATCATCCTATCATCGGAAACGCATGGTAAACCAGTCACGGTGTGGTGTAACCTCACCACTGCCCATACGCCCCACAAGGAAAGCTTCTGGATGAAGAATGGTCGGGAGATCTCCAACACACGAACAGAGCAAACGGAAACAGTGTACAG AATTAATAAAGCTCGAGCAGATGACTCAGGGGAATACATGTGTGTTTACACATTTGACACGGCACCAAATGCAAATGCAACCATTGAAGTAAAAG CAAAGCCTGACATTATTCACCACAAGcgaagtgaaaataaaaaggaaGGGGAAAATGCAATGCTTTACTGCAAGTCTGTTGGTTACCCACATCCAACTTGGACATGGCGTAAATTCGATGGAACATCCCACATG GACATTGACAACACAACTGGACGTTTCTTCATCACTACAAGAGACAACTACACAGAGCTCAATATTATAAACTTGGATATAAACACAGATCCTGGATTATATGAATGCAATGCCACTAATGCAATTGGAAACACAGCTGTGACCACCATACTTCGAGTGCGAAGCCATCTCGCAGCACTCTGGCCTTTCCTAGGTGTACTCGCAGAAATTATTATCCTAGTACTCATCATTGTTGTGTACGAGAAAAGGAAGAGGCCAGACGACATTATTGATG ATGATGAACCAGTTGGACCAAT AAAGACAAATTCAACAAACAATCACAAGGacaaaaacatccgccagaggAATACGAAATAA